Proteins encoded within one genomic window of Raineyella fluvialis:
- a CDS encoding metallophosphoesterase, producing MRVRRLGIALTAAALLAAAPSGIAPHAIAAPSATNQGQHRGQGQDYSMAVIGDVPYGSAQIAAFPTWIDQINADPDVRFVTHVGDIKNGSSRCDDAYFQQIQTDFDRFQDPLVYTIGDNEWTDCHRGNNGAYNPLERLSALRSVFFSEPGRTNGQAVPIDSQSAAGFPENVNFERAGLDVAAVDIVGSNNDLQPWTGIGLTAPTAAQLDEERARTANAIVTIDRAFDDAQRHQHTAVAIMLQADMFDPTYTPTWNDISAFQPLVRHLVERSAAFDGEVYLFNGDSHVFRVDQPLAAGSTWLATYGITNASAGNLTRVTVDGSSNNKDWLKLTVHPQADSHVVTWERIAYQ from the coding sequence GCCATCGCCGCTCCCTCCGCCACGAACCAGGGCCAGCACCGCGGCCAGGGCCAGGACTACTCGATGGCCGTGATCGGTGACGTACCGTACGGCTCCGCCCAGATCGCTGCGTTCCCGACCTGGATCGACCAGATCAACGCCGACCCCGACGTCCGGTTCGTGACGCACGTGGGCGATATCAAGAACGGCTCGTCACGATGCGACGACGCGTACTTCCAGCAGATCCAGACCGACTTCGACCGGTTCCAGGACCCGCTGGTGTACACCATCGGTGACAACGAGTGGACCGACTGCCACCGAGGCAACAACGGCGCCTACAACCCGCTGGAGCGGCTCAGCGCGCTGCGCTCGGTGTTCTTCTCCGAGCCAGGCCGCACCAACGGTCAGGCCGTACCGATCGACTCGCAGAGTGCGGCGGGCTTCCCGGAGAACGTGAACTTCGAACGGGCGGGCCTCGACGTGGCCGCCGTCGACATCGTCGGTAGCAACAATGACCTCCAGCCCTGGACCGGCATCGGCCTCACCGCGCCGACCGCTGCCCAGCTCGATGAGGAGCGCGCCCGTACGGCGAACGCCATCGTGACCATCGACCGCGCGTTCGACGATGCCCAGCGCCACCAGCACACGGCGGTGGCGATCATGCTGCAGGCCGACATGTTCGACCCCACCTACACCCCTACCTGGAACGACATCTCAGCGTTCCAGCCGCTGGTGCGGCACCTGGTCGAGCGCTCCGCCGCCTTCGACGGCGAGGTCTACCTGTTCAACGGCGATTCCCATGTCTTCCGGGTGGACCAGCCGCTGGCGGCGGGGTCCACCTGGCTCGCGACGTACGGGATCACCAACGCGTCCGCCGGCAACCTCACCCGTGTCACCGTCGACGGCTCGTCGAACAACAAGGACTGGCTGAAGCTGACGGTCCACCCGCAGGCAGACAGCCACGTGGTGACCTGGGAGCGCATCGCCTACCAGTGA
- a CDS encoding cystathionine gamma-synthase, giving the protein MEYGFSTRAIRAGQTPDPVTGAVVPPLYLTSTFVQDGVGRMRGDYEYSRAGNPTRTAAATQLAALEQGTCAFITGSGMSAADLALRTALRPGGRVILGQDAYGGTTRLLTQVLESWGIETVITDPCGSQRLEEVLARPVTGGQLVWVETPSNPLLHVCDIAAVAQQAHAHGARVVVDNTFASPYLQNPLALGADVVVHSTTKYLGGHSDLVGGAIVVNDDDLAERLTFLQNAAGYVSSPFDAWLLIRGMKTLSVRMDRHCANAGAVAAFLDQHPRVSRVHYPGLESDPGHDVATRQMRAYGGMVSFHVAGGREESIRVASATKVFLLAESLGGVESLVEHPAAMTHASVEGTASAVDDDLLRLSVGIEDIDDLIADLDRALG; this is encoded by the coding sequence ATGGAATACGGCTTCAGCACTCGGGCCATCCGTGCCGGTCAGACTCCCGATCCGGTCACGGGCGCGGTCGTCCCTCCCCTCTACCTCACCTCCACGTTCGTGCAGGACGGGGTCGGGCGAATGCGGGGCGACTACGAGTACTCCCGTGCCGGTAACCCCACCCGCACCGCTGCGGCGACACAGCTGGCGGCGCTGGAACAGGGGACGTGCGCCTTCATCACCGGCTCGGGGATGTCCGCCGCGGACCTGGCACTGCGGACGGCGCTGCGCCCCGGGGGTCGCGTCATCCTCGGCCAGGACGCCTACGGAGGCACCACCAGATTGCTCACCCAGGTGCTCGAGTCCTGGGGGATCGAGACGGTCATCACCGATCCGTGTGGCTCGCAGCGACTGGAGGAGGTCCTCGCCCGACCGGTGACGGGAGGGCAGTTGGTGTGGGTCGAGACGCCGTCCAACCCGCTGCTGCACGTCTGCGACATCGCGGCGGTGGCGCAGCAGGCCCATGCCCATGGCGCCCGGGTGGTCGTGGACAACACTTTCGCCTCGCCCTACCTCCAGAACCCGCTCGCCCTGGGCGCCGATGTCGTCGTCCACTCGACGACGAAGTACCTCGGCGGTCATTCGGACCTCGTCGGTGGCGCCATCGTCGTCAACGACGACGACCTCGCGGAGCGACTGACATTCCTCCAGAACGCGGCCGGTTACGTGTCCTCGCCGTTCGACGCCTGGCTGCTCATCCGCGGAATGAAGACACTGTCGGTGCGGATGGATCGTCACTGCGCCAACGCCGGGGCAGTAGCGGCGTTCCTCGACCAGCACCCACGGGTCTCGCGGGTGCACTATCCCGGGCTGGAATCCGACCCGGGCCACGACGTCGCGACCCGCCAGATGCGGGCGTACGGCGGCATGGTGTCCTTCCATGTGGCGGGTGGCCGCGAGGAATCGATCCGGGTGGCGTCCGCCACCAAGGTCTTCCTGCTCGCCGAGTCCTTGGGCGGCGTGGAGTCCCTGGTCGAACACCCTGCCGCCATGACGCACGCCTCCGTCGAGGGCACCGCTTCCGCGGTGGATGACGACCTGCTGCGACTCTCGGTCGGAATCGAGGACATCGACGACCTGATCGCCGACCTGGACCGGGCCCTGGGGTGA
- a CDS encoding DNA-processing protein DprA, which translates to MTASQPPSWSEERIARLALAHVVEPADPATWRDVATHGVEQTWASLRSPRSSSRWSPRAVVFDPEGAILRSERSGARFLIPGDEEWPEQLEVLGGCEPVQERCGVPVGLWVRGAGDLAAIARSAVAMVGARASTSYGDHMSMQLAHDLVMARVPVVSGAAYGIDAAAHRGALAARHGLPDGVTAAVLACGVDQVYPSAHANLFEAITERGVLVSELPPGEHPTRLRFLSRNRLIASLSRATVIVEAAYRSGARNTVTWAVACGRHVMAVPGPVTSALSATPNRLIRDHEAELVADLDDVLALLSPVGQDALIGHQEPATLVDLLGETETIVLEAMPARGTIGVDELAIRAALPVPRCLVELESLTAKGLVREGDAGRWQLTHRHLDRRRSVSR; encoded by the coding sequence GTGACCGCGTCGCAACCGCCGTCCTGGAGCGAGGAACGGATCGCCCGGCTGGCCCTGGCGCATGTCGTGGAACCGGCCGACCCGGCGACCTGGCGCGACGTGGCCACCCACGGGGTCGAGCAGACCTGGGCCAGCCTGAGGTCGCCGCGATCGTCCAGCCGCTGGTCGCCGAGGGCCGTGGTCTTCGACCCGGAGGGGGCGATCCTGCGCTCGGAGCGATCGGGGGCGAGATTCCTGATCCCCGGCGACGAGGAATGGCCCGAACAGCTCGAGGTTCTCGGCGGATGCGAACCGGTGCAGGAACGCTGCGGGGTTCCGGTCGGTCTGTGGGTCCGTGGCGCCGGGGACCTGGCGGCGATAGCCCGGTCCGCGGTAGCCATGGTGGGAGCCCGGGCCTCGACCTCGTACGGCGACCACATGAGCATGCAGCTCGCCCATGATCTGGTGATGGCCCGGGTCCCTGTCGTCTCCGGCGCCGCGTACGGGATCGACGCGGCGGCGCATCGGGGAGCCCTGGCCGCCCGCCATGGACTGCCGGACGGCGTCACCGCAGCTGTCCTCGCCTGCGGGGTCGACCAGGTCTACCCCTCGGCCCACGCGAATCTGTTCGAGGCGATCACTGAGCGCGGGGTGCTGGTCTCGGAGCTGCCGCCCGGTGAACACCCGACGAGACTGCGGTTCCTGAGCCGCAACCGCCTCATCGCCAGCCTCTCCCGCGCCACTGTGATCGTCGAGGCCGCCTACCGGTCCGGCGCCCGCAACACGGTGACCTGGGCTGTGGCCTGCGGCCGGCACGTGATGGCGGTGCCCGGCCCCGTGACGTCGGCACTGTCCGCCACGCCCAACCGGCTGATCCGCGACCACGAGGCAGAGCTGGTCGCCGATCTGGACGACGTTCTGGCCCTCCTCTCACCGGTCGGGCAGGACGCCCTGATCGGGCACCAGGAGCCGGCAACGCTGGTGGACCTGCTGGGGGAGACCGAGACGATCGTGCTGGAGGCGATGCCCGCGCGGGGCACGATCGGAGTGGACGAGCTGGCTATCCGGGCAGCGCTGCCGGTCCCACGATGTCTGGTCGAGCTCGAGTCACTCACGGCCAAGGGCCTCGTCCGGGAGGGCGACGCCGGCCGGTGGCAGCTGACGCATCGTCATCTCGACCGGCGCCGGTCCGTGTCACGGTGA